The DNA window GGACGCCGCACCACCCGCCGCGGCAGTGACCGCCGACGGTGGGGTGCCGGACACCCACCTCGGAGTGACGCGCGAAGTTCCCAAGAACCCGACCGGCGGCGCCGATCTCGCGCTCAGCATTGGTTACCAGATCGTGCGCGGAGTGCTGTCGAAGAAACCCTGAGCCGTGGCACGTTCGCCACGAGCGCCCGCCCTCCGTCAACCGCCAAGCGTGCGAAAAATCTCTTCGAACGCCCGTTGTTCGCTGGAACAGAATCGATCGCGATCTCCGTCCGGGTAGGCGGCGATGCACGCCGCACCGATGTCCAGACAGAAGCTCAAGATGGCGCGTCGCCGCTGCACGCTGTGGGGCTCTTCGCCGGAGATTCCGGTGTCGGGTAACAATCGACGGAGCAGGCCCAGGAGCTCCGCGTTCGGTCGCTCTTTCAAGTACGGGGCGACGAAGGCGCGTGCCCCTTCCAACGTCACCACACTCTCACCGGCGAGCTGATTGACGTTCTCGACGTGCGCCGCCAGGAACTGTTCCAGCAGCTGGATCTCTTCGGGTTGCACGATGCCGTCGGCCCAGATCATTTCGAGCAGCGGGATGGTGTCGATGAAATAGACGTCGGTTCCGCGGATGCCAAAGAGCGCCAGGCGCGCGAGGGCGTCGTGCCGCGACATCGACAGGACGGGCTGGCGTTTTGCTCCCTTGGGTGAGGCGACGACGGTGGCTCCACCCGCCTCGGCGGCCAGCGGCGCGGGTGCCACGGCCGCCCCGGAAGGCTCGGGCAAAATGCCTGCGAGCTCGGCCAGGCTCGACGTGGGCGCGTTGGGCAGCGAGACCGCGATCCTGGCCAGCGCCTGCTGAAATGCGCGGGCGTCGGGGTGTCGGTCCTTGGCATCGAAGGAAAGCGCACGGTCGATCTCGTCGCACAGCGCAGCCGGCAGCTCTGGTGCGACCGTGATCAGCGGGCGCGCGGGCCGATTCGTGGCCATGTCACTCAGCTCGCGGTCGGTCTTCGCCGGGTGGATGTACTCCCCCGTCAGCAGACGAAAGAGCGTCGCGCCGACGCTGAAGAGGTCCGACCGCGCGTCGACCCGCTCCCAGTCTGAGCGGGCTTGCTCCGGCGCCATGTACGCGAAGGACCCGAGCTGCATGCCGTCGTCCTCACTTGCAACGCTGGCACCGCGCACGCTGGCGATGCCGAAGTCGAGCACCTTGAGCCGCCCGTCGCGGAGCACGAACAGGTTCGTGGGTTTCAGGTCGCGGTGCACCACGCCGCGGTCGTGAGCGATGGCGAGCACGTCCAGGGTTTGCTCCGCAGCCGACAGCGCCGCGGCGACAGGCAGTTTGCCGCCCGCGGCGGCGCGCAGCTCGTTCAGCGTGCCCCCCTCGAGCAGCTCCATCACCAGATACGCCGTGCCGTCTTCGTCCTCGTCGTCGTCATAGACCATGACCACGCCGGGGTGACCGATGGAGTTGGCGGCGTAGCCTTCGCGCAGGAAGCGGCGACGGATCTCGAGGTCGTGGGTGAGCTCCGGCGCCAGCACCTTGAGCGCGGCCCGGCTCTGGTTGCGATGTGTGGCGGCGTAGACCCAAGCCATGCCACCCACCCCCAGGAGTTTGTCGAGGCGCCATTTTCCCCGAAGAGTGGTGCCCACCCGGTCCCGGGCGCGATCGGCGGAGGCGTTCACGCCACGCAGTATACGTGGGCGCGCCCGGAGCGCACCGTCCATCACCCATGTTCGTTCGGGTTCGAGGGTCGCCGCGGTTGATCGGTCGGAACCGGGACCGATCAAGTCGGAGTCGGGCGTACACAGCTGATGATCGCCCGCGCGCGTTCCTCGATCCGCGCGAACGCGCCGGCCTCCAGATCGCCCGCCTCGAACAGCGAGCGGACGAAGCCGAGCGCAAAGGCGCCCGCGTCGAGAAACGCCCGAGCATTGGCCAGGGTCACTCCGCTCGTGGGCACGATGCGCAGGAACGGCAGCGGACCCAGGCACGCGCGGACGTAATCAGGTCCGTCTGGCGGCGCGGGGAAGAGCTTCTGCAGCGGCGCCCCGGCGCGCTGCGCAGCCAGCATCTCCGTGGGGGTGAAGGTGCCCGGGATCGCAACGGCACCCAGCTCGCGAGCCAGCGCAACGACCTCTAGATCGAACACTGGTGACACGAGAAAACGAGCACCACACTGCACCGCGTCGCGGGCGTCGCGCTCGGTGAGCACGGTGCCCGCTCCGATCAACAGCTCGGGGTCCGCCGCGAGCGCTGCGATGGCATCCAGGGCGCCCGGGGTGTTCAAGGTGACCTCGAGGGCGCGAAAGCCGCCTCGCACCGCGGCGTCGAGGGCAGGGCGCACTCGCTCGGCGCGCGCCGTGCGCAGGATCGCGATCGCGCGCTCCCGGCCCAAGCGCTCCACGATCTCGTCTGGGTTCATCGACGCGGAGCTTGCCACAGCGCCGGCCCGGAGGGCTCGCGGATGCGGCGCCGCGGCCTCGGGCCTGATACAGCGTCCAGAGCGGGCGGCCCGAGGCTGGCTGTCTGCCGACCGGGAGTGACACGTTTGTTTTCCCCTTCGCCACTGCACCACGCTCTGCTCGATCGCCTGACGCCGAGCCACGCCTTCGACGCCACCGATCTCGCGGGTTGGCGCGCCGGCCTGACCACGGCGCTCCGCTCCGCTCTGGGATTCGATGCCCTCCCCACGGAGCATGTGCCGCTCGCGCCCGTTGCAGTGTGGCGCCGCGAATACGCTTGGGGCCGGGTCGAGAAGCTCCACTTCACCTCGGAGCCGCTGGCAGACGTGCCGGCCTATCTGGCGCTACCGCACACGGGCACTCCGCCATTCCCCGTCATGGTCTGCCTCCAGGGGCACTCGACCGGCATGCACAACTCGCTCGGGCTCGCGTCAGACGACGAGATGCGCGAGATCAGGGTCGAAGGTGGGCGAGACTTCGGGCGCCAAGCGCTGGCCGAGGGTTACGCCGCGCTCTGCATCGAGCAGCGCTCACTGGGAGAGCGCCGCGAGTCTCACCAGCCTCACGTCAACCAGTACAACCCCTGTCACGACGCAGCGCTGCACGCGCTGATGCTGGGCAGGACGCTGCTGGGCGAACGGGTGTACGACGTCGAACGCGCGCTCGATTGGATCGCCACGCGACCCGAGCTCGACCGGGCGCGAGTCGGCATCATGGGCAACTCGGGCGGGGGGACGGTCGCGCTGTGGGCGGGAGCGCTGTTGCCTCGCATCGGGTTCGTGCTCGCGTCGTGCTCACTGTGCCGCTTCCGCGACTCCCTCATGAGCGTGTATCACTGCGCGGACAACTACGTGCCCGGCATCCTGCGCGTGGCTGAGATGGCGGACATCGCAGGTCTGATCGCCCCGCGTCCGCTGCTCACCGTGAACGGTCGAGACGATCCGCTGTTTCCGCTGTCGGGCGTCGAGGCGTGTTTTGCGCGGGTGGCTGAGGTGTACGCGGCGCATGGCGCCTCGGACCGGGCTTCGCTGCTCATCGGTGAGGGCGGCCACCGCTTTTACCCCGAGTCCGCGTGGCCCGAAGCCCGCCGCCTGACCCGCTTGGCCTGGGCCTAGAACACCGATCAGCTTGCTCTGCTCGTGTTCTAGGACCTTTACGTTGGGGCTGCGCCCCAAACCCCCGGCCTTCGGCCGTGCGCGCTCCGCGCGCGAGCGCCGAACACCTTGCAAGTCGCTGAAAACAAACGACGTTCAACCTGTTCGGCGCTCTAGGGTCGTCGCCGACCCCGTGCCCGCGCCCCGCAGCGAACGCCGACTCCCGCAAACTTTTCATATCCTCCCGCGCCCGGAACAGGGGGCCGCGCTTCGAGCGCTGCGGGATTTCCTAGGTGGCACGACCGTTGCGGCCCAGCTTCAGGTTTCTTGGAGAGGACGCCGGCATGCGACATTTCGGGTGGCTCGGGCTGCTGTGTGCAGCCGTTTGGTTACCGATCGGTTGTGGCGGAGGTGATGCGTTCGAGTCCACGGGGACCGGAGGCACCGCAGGGAGCACGACGGGAGGCGCGGCGGGGAGCGGGACCGGAGGTACGACCGCGGGCGGTGCAGGCGGGAGCGGGGCCACGGGCGGCGCCGCAGGTGCGGGTGGTTCGGTCGGTGGCGCCGCGGGCGCCGGTGCAACGGGCGGCGCCGCGGGCGCCGGCGGCGGCTCCGGAGGTACCGGTGGCGCAAGCGGCGGCAACGGCGGCAGCGGAATCGGCACCTACGTCTCGCAGGCGATTGGCCACGACAACAACCCGGGCACCCAATCGTCACCGGTGAAGACCATCGCGGTGGGAATTACCAAGGCGCAGGCCCTGGGTTCGAACGTGGACGTGTACGTCGCCGAGGGCACCTATCAAGAGAAGGTGGTGATGGTCCAAGGGATCAACCTGCTCGGCGGGCACCACTGCGACAATTCGGGTTGCAGCTGGGCGCGAGATCCAGCGAGCTACAATTCGACGATCAAGGCCACCGACGCCGAAGGGCTGCTCGCGGGCGCCTCGATCACACAGGCGACCAAGCTCGACGGTTTCAAGATCTATGGGGCCAATGGCGGCGCCGCGGGCACGGGGCGCATGGCGGTGACCCTCAAGGGTGGCACGCCGACGGTCAGCAACAACGTGATCGTTGGACCCGACGTCACAGGAACGGGACAAGGCGCGCGCGGCATCGCGCTCCAGATCCTCAGCCCGTCGAACGCTTCGACCGGTGCGGTCATCGATCAGAACACCATCACTGCCGGCCAGGCGGACGTGAGCATTGCGCTGGGCTTCGAGAACGGCGGTTCCGGCAAGTCCTACGCGGTGGTCACGAACAACTTCATCCAGGGCGGCAAGGGGCGAATCGCGCGCGGCATCGGCGCCGGCACCTCCGGCACTGGAACGCGCGTAGCGAAGAACAAGATCTACTCCGGAAGCTCGAACAACGCCTCGGGCGACGCCTGGGCCATCAGCGTGGGCGGCGAGCTGGAGATCGACGCCAACGAGATCAACGTCGATCAGAGCAAGGTCGGCAACTGCATCGGCAGCGGCTACTGCGGCGGCATTCTCAGCGCGAGCTCGACCTCGGTCATCACCAACAACATCGTGATCGGAATCACCGCGCCGTGGAGCGTCGCGGTGCAGCTGGCCGAGTTCGAGGTCGCGGGAGGCGCAGTGATCCTCAACGCCAACACGCTGCACGGTGGAGGTGTGAACACGGGCACGAGTGCCGCCTTGGTCCTGAGATTGGGCAACTGCCCTACGTGCGGCTTCAACGGTTTCGTCGGTAAGATCCGCAACAACATCCTGTGGGCCGGCGGCGGTGGGACCCGGTTCGGCGTGTACGAGGACGCCCCGCCCGGCAAGACGCAGCACCCGGTCGCGCTCGAGAACAACGACTTCTGGCTGTCTGGCAACACCGCGGCCACGAGCGCGCTCTACCGGGCCTACGACGGCTCGGCGCAGACTCTCCACACCACGACCAACGCGGTCGACGGCACCACGGTGCAGCTCACCGTCGGGAGCAGCGTCAACGTGAGCCCCGGCACCGATACCACCTGGCACCTGACCAG is part of the Myxococcales bacterium genome and encodes:
- a CDS encoding bifunctional 4-hydroxy-2-oxoglutarate aldolase/2-dehydro-3-deoxy-phosphogluconate aldolase yields the protein MNPDEIVERLGRERAIAILRTARAERVRPALDAAVRGGFRALEVTLNTPGALDAIAALAADPELLIGAGTVLTERDARDAVQCGARFLVSPVFDLEVVALARELGAVAIPGTFTPTEMLAAQRAGAPLQKLFPAPPDGPDYVRACLGPLPFLRIVPTSGVTLANARAFLDAGAFALGFVRSLFEAGDLEAGAFARIEERARAIISCVRPTPT
- a CDS encoding serine/threonine protein kinase — encoded protein: MNASADRARDRVGTTLRGKWRLDKLLGVGGMAWVYAATHRNQSRAALKVLAPELTHDLEIRRRFLREGYAANSIGHPGVVMVYDDDEDEDGTAYLVMELLEGGTLNELRAAAGGKLPVAAALSAAEQTLDVLAIAHDRGVVHRDLKPTNLFVLRDGRLKVLDFGIASVRGASVASEDDGMQLGSFAYMAPEQARSDWERVDARSDLFSVGATLFRLLTGEYIHPAKTDRELSDMATNRPARPLITVAPELPAALCDEIDRALSFDAKDRHPDARAFQQALARIAVSLPNAPTSSLAELAGILPEPSGAAVAPAPLAAEAGGATVVASPKGAKRQPVLSMSRHDALARLALFGIRGTDVYFIDTIPLLEMIWADGIVQPEEIQLLEQFLAAHVENVNQLAGESVVTLEGARAFVAPYLKERPNAELLGLLRRLLPDTGISGEEPHSVQRRRAILSFCLDIGAACIAAYPDGDRDRFCSSEQRAFEEIFRTLGG
- a CDS encoding acetylxylan esterase, which codes for MTRLFSPSPLHHALLDRLTPSHAFDATDLAGWRAGLTTALRSALGFDALPTEHVPLAPVAVWRREYAWGRVEKLHFTSEPLADVPAYLALPHTGTPPFPVMVCLQGHSTGMHNSLGLASDDEMREIRVEGGRDFGRQALAEGYAALCIEQRSLGERRESHQPHVNQYNPCHDAALHALMLGRTLLGERVYDVERALDWIATRPELDRARVGIMGNSGGGTVALWAGALLPRIGFVLASCSLCRFRDSLMSVYHCADNYVPGILRVAEMADIAGLIAPRPLLTVNGRDDPLFPLSGVEACFARVAEVYAAHGASDRASLLIGEGGHRFYPESAWPEARRLTRLAWA